GCGATGTCGGCCGGATGCTCGCGCAGCGGCGGCAGCGTGATCGGAAACACGTTGAGCCGGAAGAACAGGTCCTCTCGAAAATGGCGCTCGCGCACCATGTCCTCGAGGTTGCGGTTGGTCGCGGCGAGGATGCGCACGTCCACGGTCAGCGGCTGGTTGCCCCCCACTCGGGTGAAGGTCTTCTCCTCGAGCACCTGGAGCAGCTTGACCTGGAGGCTCACCGGCAGCTCCCCGATCTCGTCCAGGAACAGCGTCCCCTTGGCCGCGTCCTCGAAGCGCCCGGGCTTCTGGCGCACCGCGCCGGTGAAGGCGCCCTTCTCGTGGCCGAACAGCTCGCTCTCGAGCAGGTCGGCCGCGATGTTGGCGCAGGTGATGGTGACGAACGGGCCCCGCCGCCTCGCGCTGGCCTCGTGGATGAACCGCGCCAGGAGGCCCTTGCCGGTACCGCTCTCGCCGACGACGAGGAGATTCGCGTCGCTCCCCGCGACCCGTCGCGCCAGTTCGACGACGCGTGCCATCAGCGCCGACCGATGGACCAAGGGGACCGCCAGGACGTCCGAGGCGATCGCGTTCACGCCGGTATCCTTCCGCCGATTAAGGCGGGTAATGTACGGATCGCCCTTCCCAATGTCAACCCTTGCGGGCGGCCGAAGCCCCTCTGTTCCTGCGGTTTTGCGGACCCGCGAGGGCCATGCGCGGAGCGTCGCCCCAGAGATTCTCGAGTCCGTAGAACTCGCGGGTCTCCCGGGTGAACACGTGCACGACGAGATCGGCATAGTCGATCAGGATCCAGTCCCCGAGCTTGTACCCCTCCACGTGCCCGGGGTGCTGCCCCTTCTCCGCCAGGCGCTCGATGACGGCGTCGCAAATCGCCTGCGTCTGCCGCCTCTGGCTTCCCCCGACGATGACGAAGCAGTCGGTGAACGTCGCGATCCCTTTCAGGTTCAATGCGACCGGATCTTCCGCCTTCCTGTCGGCGGCGGCCGCGATGGCCAGCTGCACCTTTGTCTTCAGTTGTATGGATGCCTCCTCTGCGGACAAGACGTGACTCAGCGCCCCGCGGATTCGGGTCCGGGCGCGCGCAGGGTCTCGCGGGGCTCGGCGGCGGTAAGCACCGCCCTGTCCCCCTGTGCAGCCAGCACGGACCAGACCTCCTCCAGGAGGTCCCGTACTCCTTCACCACTCACCGCCGACACCGCGTGGAACGGCACCCCCGCGGCTTCGCAGCGCGCCTGCAGGCCGGACAGCCGCTTCCGGTCGGCGAGCGCGTCGAGCTTGCTGGCCGCGACGATCTGAGG
The DNA window shown above is from Candidatus Dormiibacterota bacterium and carries:
- a CDS encoding sigma-54 factor interaction domain-containing protein codes for the protein MNAIASDVLAVPLVHRSALMARVVELARRVAGSDANLLVVGESGTGKGLLARFIHEASARRRGPFVTITCANIAADLLESELFGHEKGAFTGAVRQKPGRFEDAAKGTLFLDEIGELPVSLQVKLLQVLEEKTFTRVGGNQPLTVDVRILAATNRNLEDMVRERHFREDLFFRLNVFPITLPPLREHPADIA
- the rsfS gene encoding ribosome silencing factor; this encodes MQLAIAAAADRKAEDPVALNLKGIATFTDCFVIVGGSQRRQTQAICDAVIERLAEKGQHPGHVEGYKLGDWILIDYADLVVHVFTRETREFYGLENLWGDAPRMALAGPQNRRNRGASAARKG